The following are from one region of the Coffea eugenioides isolate CCC68of chromosome 2, Ceug_1.0, whole genome shotgun sequence genome:
- the LOC113762487 gene encoding cinnamoyl-CoA reductase 1-like, producing the protein MAAWEAEKDRTVCVTGAGGYLASWVVKLLLSRHYTVHATLRKPNDEKYVHLKKLDKAAENLKLFKADLLDYNSISAAIRGCDGVFHVASPVPSGSVPNPEVELVEPAVKGTLNVLKACSEANVKRVVVVSSTAAVVMSPNLPEGEIIDENCWSDGEYCKAINNWYCYSKMVAESEALQYAKETGLDVLTVCPSYIFGPMLQHDANASSLILLKLLKDGCEETENKFYNTVDVRDVAEALLLVYGRPEAEGRYICSPHVTTTKDMVETLRKNYANYKYPKRLIEVKDQSRWNISSEKLERLGWRYRPVEETLVDSIESYKQAGILD; encoded by the exons ATGGCAGCGTGGGAGGCTGAGAAGGACAGGACAGTGTGTGTTACAGGAGCAGGGGGATACCTGGCATCTTGGGTAGTCAAGCTACTCCTTTCCCGCCATTATACTGTTCATGCCACCCTCAGAAAGCCCA ACGATGAGAAATATGTTCATCTGAAGAAACTTGACAAAGCAGCTGAGAATTTGAAACTCTTTAAGGCTGATTTGCTCGATTACAATTCCATTTCTGCAGCCATCAGGGGTTGTGATGGCGTATTTCATGTAGCTAGTCCTGTTCCTTCAGGCTCTGTTCCCAATCCTGAG GTTGAACTTGTTGAGCCAGCTGTAAAGGGTACCCTTAATGTACTGAAGGCTTGTTCTGAAGCAAATGTCAAGCGCGTTGTAGTTGTTTCCTCTACTGCAGCTGTTGTAATGAGTCCTAATCTGCCTGAAGGTGAAATCATAGATGAGAATTGTTGGTCAGACGGCGAATACTGCAAGGCAATAAAT AACTGGTATTGTTACTCCAAGATGGTTGCTGAAAGTGAGGCATTACAATATGCAAAAGAAACTGGCCTTGATGTTTTAACTGTATGCCCATCCTATATTTTTGGCCCCATGCTTCAGCATGATGCAAATGCTAGCAGCCTGATTCTTTTAAAGCTGTTGAAAG ACGGATGTgaagaaacagaaaacaaaTTCTACAACACAGTAGATGTGCGTGATGTGGCCGAGGCACTGCTTTTGGTTTACGGGAGGCCTGAAGCTGAAGGCCGGTACATATGTTCACCTCACGTCACCACGACAAAAGATATGGTGGAAACTCTGAGGAAAAACTATGCCAACTACAAGTACCCTAAGAG ACTTATAGAGGTGAAGGATCAAAGCCGATGGAATATTAGCTCAGAAAAATTGGAGAGGCTGGGCTGGAGGTATAGGCCAGTGGAAGAAACTCTTGTTGACTCTATCGAAAGCTACAAGCAAGCTGGGATCTTAGATTGA
- the LOC113759555 gene encoding uncharacterized protein LOC113759555, which produces MSDGWSDQRKRTMNNFLVNSPAGTVFLSSVDTTDISKTAQKLFELLDGIVEKIGEDNVVQVITDNASNYKAAGKILMEKRKRLFWTPCAAHCIDLMLEDFQKFDSLHKVTIQKAKSVVTYIYSWGTVINWMKQFTNGKELIIPGVTRFATSYLTMRRLSELKGNLFNFFCSDKKKTSMYARRNKGKKIESIIFDNQQFWPNVELCLKIASPLIKVLRMVDSDEKPAMGFLYKAIDQAKEEIKQNVNNIRKRFESAFAIIDKRWEDQLSHPLHATGYYLNPQFQYSPDFQSDANIKRGLYDCIAKMVPESGERVKIDLQLDDFRHANGLFGHENAVLTRNKKSPADWWESYGDECPELKNFAIRILSLTCSSSGCERNWSAFELLRERQRQRQRVIEEIPFENLPSDDEWVTERENPTLPRENSWLRVLDDNPKCDTSDEEGNEDDEIEILTRNVQRVYDHEDRQTHVRRRQVNKMKEIHVIDEDDGPSTEFDRQDDDYLDMVPETDLQMGTNDLDDTNLDGMYNSPFNSFQDSSSSPVMKQNNEDVEQLNYNKERADEMSEEEIEMIENEGNERGQQEMEMKELVLLRKNKGRRNLVYGMK; this is translated from the exons ATGTCCGATGGATGGTCTGATCAGAGAAAGAGAACaatgaacaattttcttgtgAATAGTCCAGCTGGTACTGTGTTCTTATCTTCGGTAGATACcactgatatttcaaaaacagctcaaaaattatttgaattgttAGATGGTATTGTGGAAAAAATTGGAGAGGATAATGTTGTGCAGGTCATCACCGATAATGCTTCTAATTATAAGGCAGCTGGAAAAATATTGatggaaaagagaaaaagattgTTTTGGACCCCTTGTGCTGCTCATTGTATTGATCTAATGTtagaagattttcaaaagtttgattCTCTCCACAAAGTTACTATACAAAAAGCGAAATCAGTGGTTACATATATTTATTCATGGGGTACAGTTATTAATTGGATGAAACAGTTCACTAATGGCAAGGAGTTGATTATACCTGGAGTTACTCGTTTTGCTACTTCATACTTGACCATGAGACGTCTTAGCGAGCTGAAAGGGAATTTGTTTAACTTTTTCTGTTCggataaaaagaaaacaagcaTGTATGCTAGGAGaaacaaggggaaaaaaattgaGAGCATCATTTTTGATAATCAACAATTTTGGCCAAATGTGGAGTTATGTTTAAAGATAGCTTCGCCTCTTATCAAAGTATTGAGGATGGTTGATTCTGATGAAAAACCAGCCATGGGCTTTCTCTATAAAGCTATTGATCAGGCAAAAgaagaaatcaaacaaaatgtGAACAATATTCGAAAGAg ATTTGAATCGGCATTTGCTATCATTGATAAAAGATGGGAAGATCAATTGAGTCATCCTTTACATGCCACGGGTTATTATTTGAATCCTCAATTTCAATATAGTCCAGATTTTCAGTCGGATGCAAATATAAAACGTGGCCTTTATGATTGCATTGCTAAGATGGTTCCCGAATCTGGTGAAAGGGTGAAGATTGATTTGCAATTAGATGATTTTCGACATGCAAATGGATTATTTGGTCATGAAAATGCTGTACtaacaagaaacaagaaatctCCTG CTGATTGGTGGGAATCTTATGGCGATGAGTGTCCAGAGTTGAAAAATTTTGCCATTCGAATTCTCAGTTTAACTTGTAGCTCTTCTGGATGTGAGCGAAATTGGAGCGCATTTGAATTG TTGAGAGAGAGACAAAGGCAAAGGCAACGTGTTATTGAAGAAATTCCTTTTGAGAATTTGCCTTCAGATGATGAATGGGTGacagagagagaaaatccaacTCTTCCAAGAGAAAATAGCTGGTTACGAGTTCTAGATGACAATCCCAAATGTGACACTTCAGATGAAGAGggaaatgaagatgatgaaaTTGAAATACTTACAAGAAATGTGCAGAGAGTTT ATGATCATGAAGATCGTCAAACCCATGTCCGTCGAAGACAAGTTAATAAAATGAAAGAGATTCATGTTATTGATGAGGATGATGGGCCTTCAACTGAATTCGACCGCCAAGATGATGATTATCTTGATATGGTTCCCGAAACTGATCTTCAAATGGGAACTAATGATTTGGATGATACTAATTTGGATG GAATGTACAACTCTCCATTCAACTCATTTCAAGATTCATCATCAAGTCCTGTGATGAAGCAAAACAATGAAGACGTGGAACAATTGAACTACAACAAAGAAAGAGCTGATGAGATGAGTGAAGAAGAGATAGAAATGATAGAAAATGAGGGCAATGAAAGAGGACAGCAAGAGATGGAGATGAAGGAGCTGGTCCTTTtgagaaaaaacaaaggaagaagaaatctAGTATATGGGATGAAATGA